In the Pogoniulus pusillus isolate bPogPus1 chromosome 40, bPogPus1.pri, whole genome shotgun sequence genome, tgccccaattaatttctcccctctgccgaAATCAGGCTtagtggcagaatacccctccgtgacacCTCCCCTTTTGCAGTCTactttctgcaggagctgccttctctctcagtctgtggtgcatttgtgttttggtggtaaagaatggtttaggtatTTTGCAAGCGAAAATCCTGATAAAGTCTTTAGCTTTTGATTGTAATGGATCTTAGAGTTTAGAAGTTAATGGCTAAGAAGGTTTTGATATGTGTAAGACTCACAAGAGAAAATATGGGGAAGGTAAAGGCAAATACCCAATACCAGTAATACcagcagtgtgctagtttgaagcagggtagaaggttttggtgagaaaaagtagataattggctgtgaaaaggaaaacaatggtgatgtcaactcccctcacagtctcgctgagaggtatgggaacaagaagggaaaacattagataacactttcaccattttttttttcactttctggctgggctttgactgagctgcatctccctaacatctcctgccactcacctttgcttcttaacctcttagctgaacctccattcttccttaggactggggttgagaggggcagggggaaggtgcaggggtggttgagagcccctcctggggactcaggtttctgggaggggaggtgtgcttctgtattacttttactttgtatatttctgtctataactgtatatactgtaagtagctgcttgtatattgtgctgctgtaaataaatagcttcatttatattcccagaaccggctgagtctagtttgggtaacttctaaagtgggggggggcggggaacacctaaaccaccacacagcAGTAATAGGTGATAATAATGGGGGCATAGGAACAATGGGAGTAATAAATAGTAAATAATGGGTAATTATAATAAGGCTTAAGTAATTAGAGTATGTTATGTAGTTGGTAACTGATAAGTGGTTAGTAATTCTAACGGAATCTTGTAATGGGAATAAGTTTGGAGTAATTTTAATAGAATAAGTTGTTTGTAAGTTTACAGATTAATAATTCTCTTCTAGGTTGCCTGATTTAAGGCCTTCCTCTGTATGCCACTGCAGTTCAAAGCACTATGGATGATGACATCCTtctggattttgtttttttttctcagtattGATTCAATGGTTTCACAGCATCTTTTAGTTAATAGATTTCTATCATTAGTATAGTTAAGGTCAAGAGTTCAGAACAGGGATATCACAGAATGTGCTTTGGGTTTCTTCTTTATATCAGTGGTAGTACTTTAGGATAGGAATCGTGTCgagattaaaacaaaacaaccaaaaagggAACAGTTTTGTTGCAATACACTGCAAAGTTAACATGGCAAAGATTACTGGAGTCACTTTTCCCTTGCAGCATGACAGATCAGGTACCAGCTTTCTATAGCAAATACATAAAAAGAGGTCACACTTCCAAAGGTGGCTTGCTACAGGCCACTGCAGCTGTTAAAAGCTACCATCACACCTCTGCAGTTGTATGCTGAGTTCATTCACAATCATGAAAGTGCAGGGAGAAACAGAAGCAGGCAACAGACCTGCATAGACAGCACACAATATGCAATCATTTTACAAGAGCAGCATTCCCTGCAATATTGTAGCATACCTAATACTTAACACCTGCTTATGGGTGATGGTGTGGGGGTTACCCACCCCcacgctttggaaatcacccagactgggctcagctggctctggaaagtgaatgaaatttctccagtgcattgtggatgactgagtgacagatggttgagctgtgtttccacccctgaggcaaacagctgaactggtactggattcctctccaggtgaatgcagactgaggcctgcactcctttgctctgggaacagagaagaaagcattagcaatggcTGTGGctccataccatttagcctccttcgattccagctcgtactggcagtgtggctgaggagcagccttgcctgtggctgtgctctgctcatttGAAACCAAATTGTGTGGCCCAGGCCTGGtggaaggagggcagcaggaggaaccaGATGTTGTCTGGTCCATGAGCACATTCCTCCAGCAGGAAGCAAGTGTCCAAACCACAGAGCTTCAACAGGGCCTGGGCTTTTACCTGTAGTCACCTTTCATGTGCTGGagagctttgagcaacccatCCTGGCACTTCAAAGCACCCTCCCTGACCCAGTGGGCATCAGAGAAATGAGGCAAGGTAATGGCAGCCTGGATGGAAGCAAaggcagctgtgccatgggctgagatgtttggtttggggctgaGTCTGCAGGGCAATTACTGCCCACGTGCAGTGCCTGTGGGCCTGGGGCGGTGCAGGAGCAGGATAAAAGGGActccttctgctccctctctcatccactgctctgcctgcgTCTCCTTGCAGCAAGGTGAGTCTCAAGACCTTTCTCCACCTGCTCCttcttgtcctcctctggattcTGTGCTGTGAGCTGGGCGAGGAACTCTGTGCTGGGAGGTCACAGGTGGGGGAAGAACAAACCCTGGGTCTGACTTCAGTGTCTCAGTCGTGTCTGCATCTCCTGACTCATGTCCATCATGGTGAGGTGGAAATTGCTGCTCACCTGCCCCTTGTGTTCTGCttccctcttgctctctgccaggctcagctccaTCACCAGCCATGTCCTGCTACAGCccgtgccagccctgccagccctgcggcCCAACCCCGCTGGCCAACAGCTgcactgagccctgctgtgtgaGGTGCCAGGACTCCACCGTTGCCATCCAGCCCTCCCCCGTGGTGGTGACCCTGCCCGGACCCATCCTCACCTCCTTCCCACAGAACACCGCCGTGGGCaactccacctctgctgctgttggcagcatCCTCAGCAACCAGGGGGTGCCCATCAGCTCCGGGGGCTTTGGCCTCTCTGGCCTCTCCAGcttgggcaggagctgcctcccctgctagagctgctggccctggcccGGGCACACAGCATCCGCTTGCTGCTTTCAGAggggctgagcacccccagcaccccttgCCAAAGGACAGggccagcctgggctctggcacagcacagcccatgcctgcctctgccctctgccactcTCTGATGGCCCTCCCGtggcctccttctctcctgctcccGTGGCCTGGCAGCACCACCAAGCCAGCCTAGGGAGGACCTGCTGACCCTGCTCCCTCGCTGGGGCAGGCACATGGACACCTGCTGGCATGTCCACCACAGCCATGGGGTGCAGattccttcctgctcctgctgctccctgcaccaGGACCTCCACAAAGAACTGCTTCGTTTCCCGGGTTTGACTCATTAAACTCTGCTGCATCCCAGCCCATGGCTCTGTGCCATCCTTTCTCCTGCAGAtgctctgtggggctggctCTGGAGGGGGGGTGGCTGTGCACTGTTACCTGTCTCTGCCTGgtcctgcctgctctgtgccatcCCTTCCCCTATAGACACTGTGCCGAGATGCCCAAAGGCAGAGATGTTGCTCAAGggttcttggaggtctttgtAGGGAGGCCAAAATACCACCAAAGCCTGGAGGGTCAAGACCAAGGTTCTGGCTGACATCAACCTGAGGGGTACAGCTGCAATGCTTCAGGGAAGAGTTTGCTGTCCTGAGGGATCTTCATCTTGTGGTTTGGGGTtcaagggaccttaaagaccatctggttccaacccctctgcacaggcagcatcccctccctgtgctgctgctctcctgctctggctgcagccagcacacagctggctctgggctgccagcgaccagtgctggctcctgggcaccttgGCACCAGCTGGCAGCCCCAAGGCCTTCtcaccaggctgctctcagctgctgcttgcccaggctgcatttgcacttgcattgccctgacccagctgcagggccttgaccttggccttgttgcacttca is a window encoding:
- the LOC135191591 gene encoding feather keratin 1-like; the protein is MSCYSPCQPCQPCGPTPLANSCTEPCCVRCQDSTVAIQPSPVVVTLPGPILTSFPQNTAVGNSTSAAVGSILSNQGVPISSGGFGLSGLSSLGRSCLPC